Below is a window of Geomonas oryzisoli DNA.
ACCAGCTTCTTCTCGGAAGCGCGGCCATGCGGCAGCGCGCCGCGCTCGCCGGAGGCCACTATGAAGTCGAACGACTTCCCTTCCGCTCCCCTCTCCCGCATGGCGACTTCCAGCATCCAGGCCACTTCGCTTTCGGTCATCCCGGGCTTCAGGCGCGCCGCCGTCTCCAGCAGCGCTTCCGAGGCGATCGCCGCCACGCGCTCGAGGATCTCCAGTTCGCCGGCGTCCTTCACCGTCCTCAGGCCGACCATCTCCGTGTCGGCGGAGAGGTACTCGATCTCCGGGGTCCTGGCGCAAAGCTCCTGGTAGAAAGCGACTGTGGTGGAGCCGGCTTCGAAGGCCACCCTGGCCGCGCCGCTTTGCTGCAGCAATTCGACCAGCGTATCCATCCGGTTGGAGAACTCGATAACCTTCGCGCCCGTGACCTCGGCGCCAGCCTGTGAGGTGTAACGGGAGTCGGTGAGAAACCACCCGTCGTCTGGAGAGAGTAGCAGCAGCCCTTCGCTGCCGGTGAAGCCGGCGAGGTACCGGATGTTGCTCAGATTGAGAACCAGCAACAGATCGGCATCCAGACGTTTCAGGCATTCTCGGGCCGCAAGGATTCTGTTACCTATCATAATTCCGCCCGTATGACAATCTTATTTTCCCAGCCGTTTGGCAAGGGCGCGCAGCCCCAAAAGGTAGCTTTCCGGGCCGAAACCACAGATCTGTCCGACCGCTACCGGGGCTATGAAACTGTGGCTTCGAAAGGGCTCCCGGGCGTGCACGTTGGAGAGGTGAACCTCGACGGCCGGGAGTGCTGTTGCGGCGATGGCGTCACGGATGGCGACGCTGGTGTGGGTATAGGCGGCAGGGTTGATCAGGATTCCCTGGCACTTCCCCAGGGCTCCCTGGATGGCATCCACCAGGGCTCCTTCGCTGTTGCTCTGCACGATCTCGAGTTCCAGCGACAGCTCGGTCGCAAGCTCACGGAGCTCCTGATTGATCCCTTCCAGGGTGGTCGTGCCGTAAACGCCGGGTTCACGGACCCCGAGGAGGTTCAGGTTCGGCCCGTGCAGGACCAGGATCTTGGTTGTGGCGGCGCTCATTGCAGCGACTCCCGGAAGCCCGAT
It encodes the following:
- a CDS encoding aminopeptidase P family protein; this translates as MIGNRILAARECLKRLDADLLLVLNLSNIRYLAGFTGSEGLLLLSPDDGWFLTDSRYTSQAGAEVTGAKVIEFSNRMDTLVELLQQSGAARVAFEAGSTTVAFYQELCARTPEIEYLSADTEMVGLRTVKDAGELEILERVAAIASEALLETAARLKPGMTESEVAWMLEVAMRERGAEGKSFDFIVASGERGALPHGRASEKKLVAGELVTIDYGAIYRGYCSDETVTVCLGQPDAKQREVYETVLTAQRAALEAVHPGLSFRDLDAKARDYIGAKGYGEYFGHGLGHGVGIDIHEHPTASPRSKHVIQEGMVFTIEPGIYIPGWGGVRIEDTVVVEQNCCRPITRVPKELMIL
- the aroQ gene encoding type II 3-dehydroquinate dehydratase, with protein sequence MSAATTKILVLHGPNLNLLGVREPGVYGTTTLEGINQELRELATELSLELEIVQSNSEGALVDAIQGALGKCQGILINPAAYTHTSVAIRDAIAATALPAVEVHLSNVHAREPFRSHSFIAPVAVGQICGFGPESYLLGLRALAKRLGK